In a genomic window of Rhododendron vialii isolate Sample 1 chromosome 12a, ASM3025357v1:
- the LOC131310044 gene encoding arabinogalactan O-methyltransferase 1-like, with amino-acid sequence MKNRRFLPDNNNPCLLLVLLSGLIGGEFLIIVFLRAADSPLTHSAASTSPLATTPIQLRAILHYATSPVVPQQTLDEITLSFDVLRSLSPCNFLVFGLGHDSLMWASFNPRGNTLFLEEDPRWIQSILKNAPDLQAHTVNYRTKLSESKALLKSYKSEPDCFPPDKAFLKNNDKCRLALSGLPNEVYDKEWDMIMIDAPRGWFAEAPGRMAAIYSAAVMARKRKGSGVTHVFLHDVDRRVEKAYAKEFLCRKYLVKGVGRLWHFEIPPAANVSGEGRESAGFC; translated from the exons ATGAAGAACCGTCGTTTCCTACCCGACAACAATAATCCATGTCTCCTACTCGTCTTACTCTCCGGACTCATCGGCGGCGAGTTCCTCATCATCGTTTTCCTCCGAGCCGCCGATAGCCCGCTCACCCACTCCGCCGCCTCCACATCCCCACTCGCAACCACGCCGATCCAACTCCGAGCCATACTCCACTACGCCACCTCCCCCGTGGTCCCCCAGCAAACGCTAGACGAAATCACTCTCTCCTTCGACGTCCTCCGCTCACTCTCCCCTTGCAACTTCCTCGTCTTCGGCCTCGGCCACGACTCCCTCATGTGGGCCTCCTTCAACCCACGCGGCAACACCTTATTCCTCGAGGAAGACCCCAG GTGGATCCAGTCTATTCTCAAAAACGCACCTGACCTCCAAGCTCACACCGTCAACTACCGCACCAAACTATCCGAATCCAAGGCCCTCCTCAAATCGTACAAGTCCGAACCGGACTGCTTTCCGCCCGATAAGGCGTTCTTGAAAAATAATGACAAGTGCAGGTTAGCGCTGAGTGGGTTACCCAACGAGGTGTACGACAAGGAGTGGGACATGATCATGATCGACGCGCCGCGGGGGTGGTTCGCGGAGGCGCCGGGGAGGATGGCGGCGATATACTCGGCGGCGGTGATGGCGAGGAAGAGGAAGGGATCGGGTGTGACGCATGTGTTTTTGCACGACGTGGATCGGAGGGTGGAGAAGGCGTATGCGAAGGAGTTCTTGTGCAGGAAGTATCTGGTCAAAGGTGTTGGGAGGCTCTGGCACTTCGAGATACCGCCCGCTGCTAACGTGAGCGGGGAGGGGAGGGAGAGTGCTGGATTTTGCTAA
- the LOC131310046 gene encoding arabinogalactan O-methyltransferase 1-like, protein MTQRHFLPENPCLLVSLLSGLIGGVFLVFIFTRAADSPLFQTHAAAATTSPLQTTPIQLRAILHYATSTVVPQQTIDEITISFDVLRSLSPCNFLVFGLGHDSLMWASLNPRGNTLFLEETPEWVQTTLKIVPDLNAHAVNYTTKLYESDDLLSSYKSEPDCFPPDKAYLKNNERCRLALNMLPDEVYDKEWDLIMIDAPRGYFDEAPGRMAAIYSAAVMARKRKGSGVTHVFLHDVDRKVEKAYAEEFLCRNYLVKGVGRLWHFEIPPAAKVTEEGSESAGFC, encoded by the coding sequence ATGACACAGCGTCATTTCCTCCCCGAGAATCCGTGCCTCCTAGTAAGCTTACTCTCCGGACTCATCGGCGGCGTGTTCCTCGTCTTCATTTTCACCCGAGCCGCCGACAGCCCGCTTTTCCAAACCCAtgctgccgccgccaccacatCCCCACTCCAAACCACGCCGATCCAACTCAGAGCCATACTCCACTACGCCACCTCCACCGTGGTCCCTCAGCAAACCATCGACGAAATCACCATCTCCTTCGACGTCCTCCGATCACTCTCCCCTTGCAACTTCCTCGTCTTCGGCCTCGGCCACGACTCCCTCATGTGGGCCTCCCTCAATCCACGTGGCAACACCTTATTCCTCGAGGAAACCCCCGAGTGGGTCCAGACTACTTTAAAAATCGTACCTGACCTGAACGCCCACGCCGTCAACTACACCACCAAACTGTACGAATCGGACGATCTCCTCTCATCGTACAAATCCGAACCGGACTGCTTCCCGCCGGATAAGGCGTACTTGAAGAACAACGAGAGGTGCAGGTTAGCGCTGAATATGTTACCAGACGAGGTGTACGATAAGGAGTGGGACCTGATCATGATCGACGCGCCGAGGGGGTATTTCGACGAGGCGCCGGGGAGGATGGCGGCGATATACTCGGCGGCGGTGATGGCGAGGAAAAGGAAGGGATCGGGTGTGACGCATGTGTTTTTGCACGACGTGGATCGGAAGGTGGAGAAGGCGTATGCGGAGGAGTTTCTGTGTAGGAATTATTTGGTCAAAGGCGTTGGGAGGCTCTGGCACTTCGAGATACCGCCCGCTGCTAAAGTGACCGAGGAGGGGAGTGAGAGTGCTGGATTTTGCTAA